A window of Acinetobacter sp. TR3 contains these coding sequences:
- a CDS encoding serine hydrolase domain-containing protein — translation MKILSTNTCYVPNDLNQVIRSKDEVAAELGGMTEKQIQKIWNSVECLYKTGNYPLVTLCLRRQGQILLNRSIGYAQGNSPDGLAADAKIGTPDTPVCLFSASKMVTAMLIHMLDERGDLNLLDPISYYIPEYGVNGKRRATIFHLLSHRGGIPRIDTEVTPELLFNQEEILKVLCAAKPVSPSGTHLAYHAVTAGYILGEIVQRVTGQSVREFLAENIEKPMGLDYFNYGLKPEYRDNVALNYATGIHPSLGTDHYLNHVLGGGLQLAVDVTNDTRFMDTICPAGNIYTSAEQVGRFFEMLLSGGEYQGKEIMSAKTVFRSTLPTSGTSLDRTLLAPMRYALGPMLGSNPVGLFGPMTGQAFGHIGFSNILCWADPERDVSVSLLTTGKSVVGTHLPALAKTLYQISTNCPKIPKNQRRSLFATDRHEADIV, via the coding sequence GTGAAAATTTTATCAACCAATACTTGTTATGTACCAAATGACTTAAATCAAGTGATTCGCTCAAAAGATGAAGTTGCAGCTGAATTGGGTGGAATGACTGAAAAACAGATTCAAAAGATCTGGAATAGCGTTGAATGCCTGTATAAAACAGGAAACTATCCACTCGTTACATTATGTTTGCGACGTCAAGGACAAATCTTACTGAACCGCAGTATTGGTTATGCACAGGGTAACTCCCCAGATGGCTTAGCCGCGGATGCAAAAATTGGTACGCCTGATACGCCTGTATGTTTATTCTCTGCATCAAAAATGGTTACAGCAATGCTGATCCATATGTTGGATGAGCGCGGTGATTTAAATCTGCTCGATCCGATTAGCTACTATATTCCTGAATATGGGGTCAATGGTAAACGTCGTGCGACTATTTTCCATTTGCTTTCTCACCGTGGCGGGATTCCACGTATTGATACAGAAGTCACACCAGAACTTTTATTTAACCAAGAAGAAATCTTAAAAGTACTTTGCGCAGCTAAACCTGTTTCGCCATCAGGGACACATCTTGCTTATCACGCTGTTACCGCTGGTTATATCCTAGGTGAAATCGTTCAGCGTGTAACTGGACAAAGCGTACGTGAGTTTTTGGCTGAAAATATTGAAAAACCAATGGGGCTAGATTATTTCAACTATGGTTTGAAACCAGAATATCGAGACAATGTTGCACTAAACTATGCCACAGGAATTCACCCAAGCTTAGGTACAGACCATTATCTTAATCATGTACTCGGTGGTGGTTTACAACTTGCAGTGGATGTCACCAATGATACTCGTTTCATGGATACTATTTGTCCTGCTGGAAACATTTATACCAGTGCTGAACAAGTTGGTCGCTTTTTTGAAATGTTACTCAGCGGTGGTGAATATCAGGGTAAAGAAATCATGAGCGCAAAAACTGTATTTCGCTCAACCCTACCAACATCAGGAACAAGCCTAGACCGTACTCTACTCGCCCCAATGCGTTATGCGTTAGGTCCAATGCTTGGTAGTAATCCAGTCGGTTTATTTGGTCCAATGACTGGTCAGGCTTTTGGGCACATTGGTTTTTCTAATATTTTATGTTGGGCAGATCCAGAGCGTGATGTTAGTGTATCGTTGCTTACCACAGGAAAATCTGTCGTTGGGACACACCTCCCTGCTCTTGCCAAAACATTATATCAAATCTCAACAAACTGCCCTAAGATTCCAAAGAATCAACGTCGTTCATTATTTGCAACAGATCGACACGAAGCAGACATCGTCTAA
- a CDS encoding magnesium transporter CorA family protein — translation MQLYYFYRHNSENTIFISVEQQTEHTLEFLWVDSLRQDLVNHTDSWQKNIYEHTGVVLNEFHMRDLLNIEHPCAFDTVEEYDLLVFRKLISPDDQIYESDNALESHESIFGLATTPMSFILTPNILVSVREQGNKAIESYIQRIQVIMGRPIAEQNKPRKLASTPADLCLRLLNSMIDGYLNLRTPLTRRVEYWQQQLLQGNRRFKQWHQLFHEDMAFQQIENLCEEQIETLQEFRDELVDNYHHVMGEHKHKNQDILLVRLNDLMSHIERVQKHTLRLRNAIQSAIDLHFSAIANQTNENMRILAIITAIFAPLTLLTGIYGMNFEFIPGLKSPVGFWIMLAVMLMSTVVLLYYFYQQHLVGRGERSVIDLLAQQHKQRNVNLLWFLDYEPIKQTLKEVEKMTKLK, via the coding sequence ATGCAGCTTTATTATTTTTATCGTCATAACAGTGAAAATACGATTTTTATTAGCGTGGAACAACAAACAGAACATACGCTTGAGTTTTTGTGGGTTGATAGTTTGAGACAGGATTTGGTTAATCATACCGATTCTTGGCAAAAAAATATTTATGAGCATACGGGTGTAGTGCTTAACGAATTTCATATGCGTGATTTGCTCAATATTGAACATCCTTGTGCTTTTGATACAGTTGAAGAATATGACCTATTAGTATTTCGGAAATTGATCAGTCCAGACGATCAAATTTATGAAAGTGACAATGCTTTAGAATCTCATGAAAGTATTTTTGGCCTAGCAACTACACCGATGAGTTTTATCCTAACACCGAATATTTTGGTGAGTGTGAGGGAGCAGGGAAATAAAGCAATCGAAAGCTATATTCAACGTATTCAAGTAATTATGGGGCGTCCGATTGCTGAACAAAATAAGCCGAGAAAATTAGCCAGTACACCTGCCGATTTATGTTTACGCTTATTGAACAGCATGATTGATGGCTATTTGAATTTACGTACGCCACTGACACGTCGTGTTGAATATTGGCAACAGCAACTTTTGCAGGGCAACCGCCGTTTTAAACAGTGGCATCAACTCTTTCATGAAGATATGGCATTCCAACAAATCGAAAATTTATGTGAGGAACAAATAGAGACCTTACAGGAGTTTCGAGATGAGTTAGTTGATAATTATCATCATGTGATGGGGGAGCATAAGCATAAGAATCAAGACATTCTCTTGGTTCGTCTCAATGATTTAATGAGCCATATAGAGCGTGTTCAAAAACATACCTTGCGTTTAAGAAATGCGATTCAATCGGCCATTGATTTACATTTTTCAGCTATTGCGAATCAAACCAATGAAAATATGCGTATTTTAGCAATTATTACGGCAATATTTGCCCCGTTGACCTTATTAACAGGGATTTATGGGATGAATTTTGAATTTATCCCAGGGTTAAAGTCACCTGTTGGTTTTTGGATTATGCTTGCAGTCATGCTAATGAGCACGGTGGTACTGTTGTACTATTTTTACCAGCAACATTTAGTAGGGCGTGGTGAACGGAGCGTAATTGATTTATTGGCACAACAGCATAAACAACGAAATGTAAATTTACTTTGGTTCTTAGACTATGAACCAATTAAGCAAACACTCAAAGAAGTAGAGAAAATGACTAAACTTAAATAA
- a CDS encoding LysE family translocator, producing the protein MNYFEYFLFIISVIVLIATPGPVMILVASAGLKGGYRKALETIFGTNFASLILIFISVLILKGFLTIDENYLKAIRILGCLYIAYLGYSIIKEVLQAPHPTAIQTVSTQSGGFKKGFLVGISNPKDIIFFSAFFPQFIHLSPNINFSLSLLTVTWIILDFLTLSLVYLFFSRLSQSKIYPKILGLCGALLVLIALYGLIETFI; encoded by the coding sequence ATGAATTACTTCGAATATTTCTTATTTATTATTAGCGTTATTGTCTTGATTGCTACCCCCGGCCCCGTAATGATCTTAGTGGCGAGTGCTGGTCTGAAAGGCGGTTATAGAAAAGCATTAGAAACTATTTTTGGTACCAATTTCGCTTCTTTAATCCTAATTTTTATTTCTGTACTCATTCTCAAAGGCTTTCTCACGATTGATGAGAACTACCTAAAAGCCATTCGTATATTAGGTTGCCTTTATATTGCCTATCTGGGCTATAGCATTATTAAAGAAGTGCTTCAGGCACCACATCCAACCGCCATTCAAACCGTATCCACACAAAGCGGAGGCTTTAAAAAAGGCTTTCTGGTGGGAATTTCCAATCCAAAAGATATTATTTTCTTTTCGGCTTTTTTCCCACAGTTTATTCATCTCTCTCCGAACATCAATTTCAGTTTAAGCTTACTTACGGTCACATGGATTATTTTGGACTTCTTAACCTTGTCTTTAGTCTATCTGTTCTTCAGTCGTCTCTCTCAAAGCAAAATCTATCCAAAGATTCTAGGTCTGTGTGGTGCTCTACTCGTGTTGATTGCACTCTATGGGCTGATTGAAACCTTTATCTAA
- a CDS encoding chaperone modulator CbpM, whose translation MTTIQYKEIQYDGHCQVEIIDEQLALDLEHFAEACGQSTDWVLKLIDYEILQIQVDPQSYQFIGEDVARARRAYRLQRDFDASLSAVAVMLDLIDEVQQLRKQLKHFH comes from the coding sequence ATGACAACTATTCAATACAAAGAAATTCAATATGACGGTCACTGCCAAGTTGAAATTATTGATGAACAATTGGCACTTGATCTCGAACACTTTGCAGAAGCATGTGGTCAAAGTACGGATTGGGTTTTAAAACTGATTGATTATGAAATTTTACAAATCCAAGTCGATCCACAAAGTTATCAGTTTATCGGTGAAGATGTAGCACGAGCACGTCGAGCTTATCGTTTACAACGTGACTTCGATGCTAGCTTATCAGCGGTTGCGGTGATGTTGGATCTGATTGATGAAGTACAGCAACTGCGTAAACAGCTCAAACATTTTCACTAA
- the rpsO gene encoding 30S ribosomal protein S15: MALTNADRAEIIAKFARAENDTGSPEVQVALLTAQINDLQGHFKEHKHDHHSRRGLIRMVNQRRKLLDYLNGKDHGRYVALIGALGLRR; this comes from the coding sequence ATGGCTTTAACTAACGCAGATCGCGCAGAGATCATTGCTAAATTTGCTCGTGCAGAAAACGACACTGGTTCACCTGAAGTACAAGTTGCTTTATTGACTGCTCAAATCAATGATTTGCAAGGTCACTTTAAAGAACACAAACATGACCACCACAGCCGTCGTGGTTTGATTCGTATGGTTAACCAACGTCGTAAATTACTTGACTATTTAAATGGTAAAGATCATGGTCGTTATGTTGCTTTGATCGGCGCATTAGGTTTACGTCGTTAA
- the recD gene encoding exodeoxyribonuclease V subunit alpha: MDKLISGQSEQMTWLNMWSNYLTQAPFSQSAQAVNAAHILQQLVEASLQGDSCIEVDTTQLEALGDLAVSSEIATTQVAPCVYDQQGLALYRYWYLEQRLAQQICRLKRQTIQVVDTEHYQDLLSDEHQQAALKMVLQQGLSIITGGPGTGKTYTLARIIAALNQTIPDIRIAMAAPTGKAAQRMQEALQNSFNDPKLLQSGLITDELRNQTTQTLHRLLGMGNRQIPRFHLKQPLPYDVIVVDEASMLDLNLATLLFEAVPDQCRLILLGDANQLASVDVGSVLADLQQVQGLAENRVQLQTSRRFSGEAKIGQFARFIQAQQTVSNPDLVLSKLEMDIVPAAPLQTISLSKDMPDLIQLEYLPEQQQVDVEPYQQKLMAGFHGYIEALKHYIQADESAEQIQHVVQAFDDYRILTAVRHGSLGIEQLNRYAGHWLNQQLKQIAVGDWYIGRPVMMTYNDYQLGISNGDIGICFKHRTQSQQFEVFFPSLNKWIAAHRLPRSMQTAFALTIHKSQGSEFTHTAIVLDAHAEKLLSQELIYTAVTRAKKVVSILADRKALQQSLITRTVRRSGLVQKINLG; the protein is encoded by the coding sequence GTGGATAAGCTAATCAGTGGTCAGTCAGAACAAATGACTTGGTTGAATATGTGGAGTAACTACCTCACACAAGCACCCTTTTCTCAGTCTGCTCAAGCAGTTAACGCTGCGCATATTTTACAGCAATTGGTTGAAGCCAGCTTGCAAGGTGACAGTTGTATCGAAGTCGATACGACACAGCTTGAAGCATTGGGTGATTTGGCTGTTTCTAGCGAAATCGCAACCACACAGGTTGCCCCATGTGTCTATGATCAGCAGGGCTTGGCATTATACCGATATTGGTACTTAGAGCAACGCCTTGCACAGCAGATTTGTCGATTAAAGCGACAAACGATTCAGGTTGTTGATACCGAACATTATCAAGACTTACTCAGTGATGAACACCAGCAGGCTGCACTGAAAATGGTGTTGCAACAAGGTCTGAGCATTATTACCGGCGGGCCAGGGACAGGTAAAACCTATACTTTGGCACGTATTATTGCAGCCCTCAACCAGACCATACCTGATATTCGTATTGCCATGGCAGCACCGACAGGCAAAGCCGCACAGCGTATGCAGGAAGCATTACAAAACTCTTTTAATGATCCAAAATTATTGCAATCAGGGCTCATCACCGATGAGTTGCGTAATCAAACCACACAGACCTTGCACCGTTTACTGGGCATGGGCAATCGACAAATACCACGCTTTCATCTCAAACAACCTCTGCCATATGACGTGATTGTGGTGGATGAAGCCTCAATGCTGGATTTAAATTTGGCAACTCTGTTATTTGAAGCTGTTCCAGATCAATGCCGACTTATTTTGCTCGGTGATGCCAATCAGTTGGCTTCGGTTGATGTCGGCTCGGTTTTGGCTGATTTACAGCAAGTACAGGGATTGGCTGAAAACCGAGTCCAGCTACAGACTAGCCGCCGTTTTTCTGGTGAAGCCAAGATTGGGCAATTCGCACGATTTATTCAGGCACAGCAAACTGTAAGTAATCCCGATTTAGTCTTATCAAAACTAGAGATGGACATTGTTCCTGCTGCACCTTTGCAAACAATTTCCTTGAGTAAGGATATGCCAGACCTGATTCAGCTGGAATATTTACCCGAGCAACAGCAGGTTGATGTTGAGCCTTATCAGCAGAAGCTAATGGCAGGATTTCACGGCTATATCGAGGCTTTAAAACATTATATACAGGCAGATGAGTCTGCTGAGCAAATCCAGCATGTGGTTCAAGCCTTTGATGATTATCGAATCTTAACGGCAGTTCGACATGGGTCATTGGGGATTGAGCAACTGAATCGTTATGCGGGGCATTGGCTCAATCAGCAACTCAAACAAATCGCTGTTGGAGACTGGTATATCGGACGTCCTGTCATGATGACCTATAATGACTATCAGCTTGGAATTTCTAATGGTGATATCGGCATCTGTTTTAAGCATCGCACTCAGTCACAACAATTCGAAGTCTTTTTCCCGAGCTTAAATAAATGGATTGCAGCGCACCGACTCCCACGCAGTATGCAAACCGCTTTTGCTTTAACCATTCATAAATCACAAGGTTCGGAATTTACCCATACTGCGATTGTTTTAGATGCACATGCCGAGAAACTATTGAGTCAGGAATTGATTTATACCGCAGTGACACGTGCTAAAAAAGTAGTGAGTATTCTGGCTGATCGGAAGGCATTACAACAGTCATTGATTACTAGAACCGTTCGTCGTAGTGGTTTAGTGCAAAAGATCAATTTAGGGTGA
- the pnp gene encoding polyribonucleotide nucleotidyltransferase, giving the protein MFNIVRKEFQFGQHQVVLETGRVARQANTVLITMGGVTVLVAVVAQPKAKAGQDFFPLTVNYQEKQYAAGRIPGGYGKREGRASEAETLISRLIDRPIRPLFPEGYFNEIQVTATVVSSDKTMDADIAAMLGTSAALSIAGTPFRGPIGGARVGLINGEYVLNPTLEQLAQSDLDLVVAGTESAVLMVESEAKELSEDQMLGAVLFGHDEMQIAVQAIKEFAAAVGAKESEWVAPTHNEELRAKLKEAFEAKISEAYTIAVKQERYAALDALYAEAKAQFVPEEDVDGIADEVDFLFEDLKYRTVRDNILSGKPRIDGRDTKTVRGIDVQVGVLGRAHGSALFTRGETQALVTATLGNTRDALMVDTLAGTKTDNFMLHYNFPAYSVGETGRESGPKRREIGHGRLARRGVQAVLPPVDRFPYVLRIVSDITESNGSSSMASVCGASLALMDAGVPLKAPVAGIAMGLVKEGERFAVLSDILGDEDHLGDMDFKVAGSANGITALQMDIKIEGITEEIMEVALNQAFAGRMHILNEMNKVISRARAEISANAPTFEVININPDKIRDVIGKGGATIRAITEETKAAIDIEDNGTVRVFGETKAAARAAIAKIQALTAEVEPGKIYDGKVIRIVEFGAFVNIMPGTDGLLHISQISNERIANVTDVLKEGQELKVQVADVDNRGRIKLTMKDIEQAQ; this is encoded by the coding sequence ATGTTTAATATCGTTCGTAAAGAATTCCAATTTGGTCAGCACCAAGTTGTTTTAGAAACGGGTCGTGTTGCACGTCAAGCAAATACAGTTTTAATCACCATGGGTGGTGTAACTGTGCTTGTTGCGGTTGTTGCACAGCCAAAAGCAAAAGCGGGTCAAGACTTTTTCCCGTTAACTGTTAACTATCAAGAAAAACAATATGCGGCGGGTCGTATCCCTGGTGGTTATGGCAAGCGCGAAGGTCGTGCGTCTGAAGCTGAAACTTTAATTTCTCGTTTGATTGACCGTCCGATTCGTCCATTGTTCCCAGAAGGTTATTTCAACGAAATCCAAGTCACAGCAACAGTTGTTTCTTCTGACAAAACAATGGATGCTGATATTGCTGCGATGTTAGGTACATCTGCTGCATTGTCGATTGCGGGCACACCTTTCCGTGGTCCAATTGGTGGTGCACGTGTTGGTTTGATCAATGGTGAATATGTTCTTAACCCAACGTTAGAACAACTTGCACAATCTGATCTTGATCTTGTCGTTGCAGGTACAGAATCAGCAGTGTTAATGGTTGAATCTGAAGCGAAAGAACTTTCAGAAGACCAAATGTTAGGCGCAGTACTTTTCGGTCATGACGAAATGCAAATTGCTGTACAAGCAATCAAAGAATTTGCTGCTGCAGTTGGCGCGAAAGAATCTGAGTGGGTTGCTCCAACGCACAATGAAGAATTACGTGCTAAATTAAAAGAAGCATTTGAAGCAAAAATTTCAGAAGCGTATACGATTGCGGTAAAACAAGAACGTTATGCAGCTTTAGATGCACTTTATGCAGAAGCAAAAGCGCAATTCGTTCCTGAAGAAGATGTTGATGGCATCGCTGATGAAGTTGATTTCTTATTCGAAGATCTTAAATACCGTACCGTACGTGACAACATCTTGTCTGGTAAGCCACGTATTGATGGTCGTGACACCAAAACAGTTCGTGGTATCGACGTTCAAGTGGGTGTATTAGGTCGTGCTCATGGTTCAGCATTGTTTACACGTGGTGAAACACAAGCACTTGTAACTGCAACTTTAGGTAACACACGTGATGCATTGATGGTTGATACCTTAGCGGGTACGAAAACTGACAACTTCATGTTGCATTATAACTTCCCAGCTTACTCTGTAGGTGAAACGGGTCGTGAATCAGGTCCTAAGCGTCGCGAAATTGGACACGGTCGTTTAGCACGTCGTGGTGTACAAGCGGTTCTTCCACCTGTTGATCGTTTCCCTTACGTACTTCGTATCGTATCTGATATTACTGAATCAAACGGTTCATCTTCTATGGCGTCTGTTTGTGGTGCATCTCTTGCACTTATGGATGCAGGTGTTCCGCTTAAAGCACCAGTTGCAGGTATTGCAATGGGCTTAGTAAAAGAAGGTGAGCGTTTTGCAGTTCTTTCAGACATCTTAGGTGACGAAGACCACCTTGGTGATATGGACTTTAAAGTAGCAGGTTCTGCGAATGGTATTACTGCACTTCAAATGGACATCAAGATCGAAGGGATTACTGAAGAGATCATGGAAGTTGCATTAAACCAAGCTTTTGCTGGTCGTATGCATATCCTGAATGAAATGAATAAAGTCATTTCACGTGCGCGTGCAGAAATCAGTGCGAATGCGCCGACTTTCGAAGTGATTAACATCAATCCAGATAAGATTCGTGATGTGATTGGTAAAGGTGGTGCTACCATTCGTGCCATTACAGAAGAGACCAAAGCTGCGATTGATATCGAAGACAATGGTACAGTTCGTGTATTTGGTGAAACTAAAGCTGCTGCTCGTGCTGCGATTGCAAAAATCCAAGCACTGACTGCTGAAGTTGAGCCAGGCAAAATCTACGACGGTAAAGTGATTCGTATCGTTGAATTTGGTGCGTTCGTAAATATCATGCCTGGTACGGATGGTTTACTTCACATTTCACAAATCTCAAATGAGCGTATTGCGAATGTGACCGACGTGTTAAAAGAAGGTCAGGAACTAAAAGTACAAGTTGCTGATGTCGATAATCGTGGTCGTATTAAGTTGACAATGAAAGATATTGAGCAAGCTCAATAA
- a CDS encoding dicarboxylate/amino acid:cation symporter, with protein sequence MHVDHVAAGQDDQQPPKKPKFYQILYVQVIFAIVAGILLGHFFPEFGESLKPLGEAFIKMVKMIIAPVIFLTVVTGIAGMKNLGSVGRVTGKAMIYFLTFSTLALIIGLIVGNVIQPGHGLNIDPSTLHSTKVDEYAAKAHESTITGFLMNIIPDTLVSPFVSGQILQVLFVAVLFGLALAKSGDLGRPITDFLQQLTNPVFTLVGMLMKFAPIGAFGAMAFTIGAYGISSIGNLMLLIATFYITALLFVIVILGAVARYNGFSIIDLIRYIKDELWLVLGTSSSEAALPSLMAKMEKAGCEKSVVGLVIPTGYSFNLDGTNIYMTLAALFIAQACNIELTLTQQVTILLVAMLSSKGAAGITGAGFITLAATLSVVPAIPVAGMALILGIDRFMSECRALTNLVGNACATIVVAKWDKALDKEQLDQALKHGVVVNKEV encoded by the coding sequence ATGCACGTCGACCATGTAGCCGCAGGTCAAGATGACCAGCAGCCACCAAAGAAACCCAAGTTTTATCAAATTCTTTATGTACAAGTGATCTTCGCAATTGTTGCGGGGATACTATTAGGTCATTTCTTTCCTGAGTTTGGTGAAAGCTTAAAGCCGCTTGGTGAAGCTTTTATTAAAATGGTGAAAATGATTATTGCGCCTGTGATTTTCTTGACTGTCGTGACTGGTATTGCAGGGATGAAAAATCTTGGCAGTGTGGGTCGTGTTACAGGTAAGGCAATGATTTACTTCCTGACCTTTTCAACACTTGCGCTGATCATTGGTCTGATTGTTGGTAATGTGATTCAACCAGGTCATGGTTTAAATATTGATCCAAGTACATTACACAGTACTAAAGTTGATGAATATGCAGCTAAAGCACATGAATCAACTATTACAGGTTTCTTGATGAATATCATTCCAGATACATTGGTGAGTCCATTTGTATCAGGTCAAATTCTTCAAGTTTTGTTTGTCGCAGTCTTATTTGGTTTGGCACTTGCTAAATCAGGCGATTTAGGCCGTCCAATTACTGACTTCTTGCAACAATTAACCAATCCTGTATTCACTCTAGTGGGTATGTTAATGAAGTTTGCACCTATTGGTGCATTTGGTGCGATGGCATTTACCATTGGTGCTTATGGGATTAGTTCAATTGGGAACTTGATGTTATTAATCGCAACTTTCTACATCACCGCATTACTTTTTGTCATTGTTATCTTGGGTGCAGTCGCTCGTTATAACGGTTTTTCGATTATCGACCTGATCCGTTATATCAAAGATGAACTGTGGTTGGTTCTTGGTACAAGTTCATCAGAAGCAGCGCTCCCATCATTGATGGCGAAAATGGAAAAAGCAGGCTGTGAAAAATCGGTTGTGGGTTTAGTAATTCCGACAGGGTATTCATTCAACTTAGATGGTACTAATATTTACATGACATTAGCTGCATTATTCATTGCACAAGCATGTAATATTGAATTGACACTCACTCAACAAGTGACAATTTTATTGGTGGCTATGCTCAGTTCTAAAGGGGCTGCGGGGATTACGGGCGCAGGCTTTATTACTTTGGCAGCAACGCTTTCGGTTGTTCCTGCGATTCCAGTTGCGGGAATGGCATTGATCTTAGGTATTGATCGCTTTATGTCTGAATGCCGTGCTTTAACCAATTTAGTTGGTAATGCTTGCGCAACAATTGTTGTTGCAAAATGGGATAAGGCATTAGATAAAGAGCAACTCGACCAAGCCTTAAAACATGGCGTGGTAGTAAACAAAGAAGTTTAA
- a CDS encoding DnaJ C-terminal domain-containing protein, translating to MAKNYYEELGVSRDASADEIKKAYRKLARKYHPDVSKETDAEAKMQAINVAYDTLSDATKKTEYDQILDHPQGFSNFGQGNPNGFDDSQFYRQSSGEGADFSGFEDLFGRFGSGFGGGQQRSQRQQRSYRGEDQHASIQVDLDIAYHGSTQQITLQIPTYNVYGEPEVQRKTLQVKIPKGMKEGQQIRLNGQGQSGINGGENGDLYIEIQYKDTDRIRIEGADVYQTIDVTPWEAALGQSIEVNTPAGQLKVNLPKNAKNGQQLRLKDKGIPNKIAGHLYLIINIVLPPAHSEQEQQAYQQFADAFASFRPRAS from the coding sequence ATGGCAAAAAATTATTATGAAGAGCTAGGTGTTTCAAGAGATGCCTCAGCAGATGAAATTAAAAAAGCTTATCGAAAACTAGCACGTAAATATCATCCTGATGTGAGCAAAGAAACCGATGCGGAAGCAAAAATGCAGGCGATTAATGTCGCCTATGACACCTTAAGTGACGCTACAAAAAAAACTGAATACGATCAGATCTTAGATCATCCACAAGGTTTCTCTAATTTTGGACAAGGCAATCCAAATGGGTTTGACGACTCACAGTTCTATCGCCAAAGCTCAGGTGAAGGTGCTGACTTTAGTGGCTTTGAGGATTTATTTGGTCGATTTGGCTCAGGTTTTGGTGGCGGACAACAACGTTCGCAACGCCAACAACGCAGCTATCGGGGTGAGGATCAACATGCCAGTATTCAAGTCGATTTAGATATTGCCTATCACGGTTCAACTCAACAGATTACCTTGCAAATTCCAACTTATAACGTCTATGGTGAGCCTGAAGTCCAGCGAAAAACCTTGCAGGTTAAGATTCCAAAAGGAATGAAAGAAGGTCAGCAAATTCGCTTAAATGGTCAAGGACAAAGTGGTATCAATGGCGGTGAAAATGGTGATCTTTATATTGAAATCCAATATAAAGATACCGACCGCATTCGTATTGAAGGCGCTGATGTCTATCAAACTATTGATGTAACTCCGTGGGAAGCAGCTCTAGGACAAAGCATTGAAGTCAATACTCCCGCAGGGCAACTCAAAGTCAATTTACCTAAAAATGCTAAGAATGGACAACAATTACGTCTCAAAGATAAAGGGATACCAAACAAAATCGCAGGGCATTTATATCTAATTATTAATATTGTTTTACCACCAGCACACAGTGAGCAAGAGCAACAGGCTTATCAACAGTTTGCAGATGCCTTTGCTTCATTCAGACCTCGTGCCTCATAA
- the hslO gene encoding Hsp33 family molecular chaperone HslO produces MSDLRQRFFIEDCPVRGEVVHLEEALQTILAQREYMPAVQSLLGEMLSATALLASTLKIRGRISLQIQASGTFKWAMAECNHLGEVRALADYEEDPRFTEGKDSRTVLAALTNPVLFINIEPEHGERYQGIVPFDQPTLAGCLTQYYDLSAQIPTHIVLATNGQRSGGLLIQLLPRNNEEEQKLVDEDLWPRLTMLTETLKPEELTDLSANEILYRLYNEEEVRLPEVEQLKFGCTCSKERCAHALIQIGVDAVHETLEAQNPIQMDCQFCNTRYEFSAEEALGLFGEHLS; encoded by the coding sequence ATGTCTGATTTACGCCAACGCTTTTTTATCGAAGACTGCCCTGTTCGTGGTGAAGTGGTTCATTTGGAAGAAGCACTACAAACCATTTTGGCGCAACGTGAATATATGCCTGCGGTACAAAGTCTCTTGGGTGAAATGCTGAGTGCAACCGCCTTACTTGCAAGTACACTCAAGATTCGTGGTCGTATTAGTTTACAAATTCAAGCAAGTGGAACATTTAAATGGGCTATGGCTGAATGCAATCACTTAGGTGAAGTTCGTGCGCTCGCAGATTATGAAGAAGATCCGCGCTTCACAGAAGGTAAAGATAGTCGTACCGTGCTTGCTGCCCTGACCAACCCTGTGCTGTTCATCAATATTGAACCTGAACACGGCGAACGCTACCAAGGTATCGTACCATTTGATCAACCGACATTAGCAGGTTGCTTAACGCAATATTATGATTTGTCTGCACAGATTCCAACACATATTGTATTGGCAACTAATGGTCAACGTTCAGGTGGTTTATTAATCCAACTACTCCCTCGTAATAACGAAGAAGAACAAAAATTGGTTGATGAAGACTTGTGGCCTCGTTTGACCATGTTGACTGAAACCCTTAAACCCGAGGAATTGACGGATCTTTCAGCCAATGAAATTCTCTATCGTTTGTATAACGAAGAAGAAGTTCGTTTACCTGAAGTTGAGCAGTTAAAGTTCGGTTGTACCTGTTCAAAGGAACGTTGTGCCCACGCTTTGATTCAAATTGGTGTGGATGCAGTTCATGAAACACTAGAAGCACAAAATCCAATCCAGATGGATTGCCAATTCTGTAATACACGTTACGAGTTTAGCGCAGAAGAAGCTTTAGGCTTATTTGGTGAACATTTAAGTTAA